The Pseudomonadota bacterium sequence AGCCGGAGAGAATGCCTGTTACCTGCTCCTGGCATTTATCTCACTGAAGATGGAGATGAACTGGAGAACAACGAAAATAGGGAAGGTACGTCCTAATTTGCCCCTCTATAAAAAATTTACACAATTATGTTGACAGTACCACCTTTTGTGTGCAACATTAACCCAATGTCTTTTACGAAGGCGAAGGGATCGCTTCTGAAAGAAGCCGGTTGCAACGATATTCGTTTTGGAATTGAAAGTGGAAGCGAACGGATAAAGAAGGATATTATGAAGCGGGTGGTTTCGAATGAGAGCGTAAGAAAAGCATTCGAGGTAACTACGTCGCTAGGGCTAATGTCCAGCTCCTTCAACATGATCGGTCTTCCCACGGAAACCAAGGAAGAAGTGTTTGAAACGTTGCAGTTGAATGCCCGCCTGCTCCCTGACACGATAAAGCTGATGACATTCTATCCATTCAAGAACACACCACTTTATGATCTTTGTAAAAAACTCGATCTTATTGATTATAAGAGAAAAAAGGAGCTTGATGACTACGATACTTTCACTTGCCTGAAGTTTTCCCCGGAACACCAGCTCTTCCTTGAAAAAGTCCAGTCGGCGTTTGGCTGGTATATCAATATATTTCTTGATAATGAGGCCTCGACCCGATACCGGAACCTGGTCTTGGAGCTTGAAGCAATGGGTCGGGAAGCTTGGCATAGGTTTGATTTTGATTCCACTGATAAAGTGGTATCAGGAGAGTTCAGGGACAAAGGAATAACGCATTATGCAAGGTTTGCCAATAGAAGCCTGGTAGCAAGATATCCAAGCAGGCATTTTGAACAAGAATAAGTGAATACGAAGATAAATTTGGGAAGTATGCAAGGCGTCGACGTTATTTGTCCTGTTTGTAGCGAACGAGTTGAAAGTGCTCCTATTTTCTGTAAATCGGGAATGCCTTGCTACGTTCTGGAGAGACATTACACCCGTGAATCTGCGCTAGCGGCAAGAACCGGTAATGTGGACTTCCGTTTCTGTGGGAACTGCGGATTTGTTTTCAATGCAGCATTCAGCCCTGCCTTGATGGACTATGTGGTTGATTATGAAAGCTCCCGTACGCATTC is a genomic window containing:
- a CDS encoding radical SAM protein, which produces MLTVPPFVCNINPMSFTKAKGSLLKEAGCNDIRFGIESGSERIKKDIMKRVVSNESVRKAFEVTTSLGLMSSSFNMIGLPTETKEEVFETLQLNARLLPDTIKLMTFYPFKNTPLYDLCKKLDLIDYKRKKELDDYDTFTCLKFSPEHQLFLEKVQSAFGWYINIFLDNEASTRYRNLVLELEAMGREAWHRFDFDSTDKVVSGEFRDKGITHYARFANRSLVARYPSRHFEQE